The Medicago truncatula cultivar Jemalong A17 chromosome 7, MtrunA17r5.0-ANR, whole genome shotgun sequence genome includes the window acttgcttctgatgacgtcatcacttcaggagcacttttacttcagaagcacttctcttcagatgcttcaagcttcctttttgttgattcctttgctctcttttgttcttccataacctatttaagatgtcaaatttttgtctatggtcctgtacacttgaacaaatattagcatatccaattgataatttttaataccttgttatcatcaaaactctcaaagggtaatgttaaacacattttgttccaacacgtACGActcaaggtacgaccaaccttatcctgaaacgTGCCCGGCAAgctgaaaatcgtgtcacgtttccCCAAAATCATGTCACGATTGATCACTCATCACTCAGAAAACATGCTCTCGGCAtagccaaatcgtgacacgcctaagaaatcgtgtcacgatttctctgttttcCCAACTTCAAAAGTTGAAGGCATAAACAACAGATAGAGCATGAGTTAAGTCACATTGGGTTTATAATTTGCGTGAGTTAACACTTAAGTCACGCATGGGTATTTTCGAAGGTTTGGTTGGAAGCAAgcaatttttgatgaaaaagagCATTTTCTAAACTTTTGGCTCACTTCATTTCCATAAGCCTGATTGCTAAGGCCACTAACCTCGCGGTTTCAAAAGGTGCCATCAAGTTCACACCATATTATGTGCATTACTTCcaagattattttttaatttgtttttatgataattaaattataataataattaataaaaatgattttgagcTCTATTTATTGAAGAATAAATTTGTATTCATCAATGCTTTTGAACATTTGTTATATAATTCTTGAAGaagtaaataaaagaaattatattcaAGCATCCTTGTAGTATTGCTTCAATCAATATTCccacaatttatattttatggTAGCATTTCATAAGATGTGATCTTTATCATCAATTTATCATCGTTTATGAAGATTTGATGTGGAGTTACTGGATCAATTGATCTTTGTATTAGTTTAGAATAATTATGAAGATTTGATGTTGAGTTCTTGAAGAACCACACATTGAGACCatgatagaaatataaaatctattgaTCTTCCTATTAAtttgatgaagaaaaagaaagaaaatatatgagataatatgagtattttatacattcttaaatataaaattaaggaaATAAGAACAAGAATAGAGAGAAATAGAGGAAGAAAtagagctctatttatagaaaaatacaGTGACTTTAGGAGCAAACACAATATGGTCCAATTTGTTAATAACATGACCCAATCAATAACTCAATTGTTATATAGACATCCACTTATAATATTCATAgatttaataaaattgttattctctttcttttagtTTTCACATTTTCTAATGtgtgaaataataaaatgtacCCAAAATCACTTGGATGGGATGATAATGAAACTCTTTCAGCTTAATCAGAAGTTCTGGTTCAAATGCAGACCTAAAAATGCAATAATGTTAAATCGATTAAAGATAGTTTTGTCTTTCATTGTAGTCTTATCCCGATCgaatgattaatatttgtagTTGCGCGCAGAGGATACATGTTTCACacaaaataaagtcaaatgttACGATTACTATGGAAGATGTGACTAATGATATTTGGCTAATCTGATTTAGACCGATCATACATAAGAGAATGTTACAATTTTGAATTCAGATTCCATGGAGTCACGAGATCCCCACGATCATGCATTTGAGACATTGATGGTTGTTCACCTTGATTAGacaatctaaaataaaatgcaaattttaagtttaattgTAGGAGAATGCTAACCAGTGTCATAAGGGTAATGGTTAAACATCCATAACAAGTAAGATTTCATGAAAAAGTTGTGTGATCATTACTTTatcaaaagtaacatcttaTATATTTTCATGACAAAATTTCTAACTGtagatttcttttttttggtggtgtccggggtttgaactTTGGACCTTGCagatattatacattgtccttaccaattgAGAAAAACTTACATAAACTAATTGTAAattccttaaccattgtcctGAGGGCAGTAGTTAGCAAGACCTTTAATTGTATAATTCAAAAAACCAAACACAAATCTCAAAACCATCAAATCGAatgaataaaatcattttttttttgtaaaaaagaataaaatcatttttttttttttaaaaagaataaaatcatttttttggcTTAACCAATTGtacaaaagaataaaatcattttcttataaaaaaaaagacttaattgcactttaggacccctatctttctaaaagttgcggttatggacctctaactaatttaaatacaaaataaccccctatgttttgattctttggcagttttggatccccagtccattgttgacttggtcaacgctgacgtgataccctaagtgaggtgccacgtgtcaatttttttccttaggggtccaaaactgccaaagaatcaaaacatagggggctgttttgtatttaaattagttagggatccataaccacaacttttgaaaagataagagtccaaaagtgcaattaaacttaaaaaaaaattggaaagaaatcattttctttattgtttcCTCCGTTTACGGTGGAATATTTTATGGCGAGTGGACGTAATTTACAACCCAATTAATTTCAAATCACAGTCTCTTAACTGACTGGGTCGGgtcaataaaaaaatctttttgtacttctttaatcttatttttttcccCTTAATTTGAGGTTATCAATTCAATTCCATATAAAGTATTTTAACAACTAGCACGTTATCTCATAACTTACCTCACCTCCACATTCCATCTTCCTTAACAAGACAGATtcactttcttctctctctactcAACAATCAACGTGATCACCTCCATCAACCATCATCAATCATGGATGTAAGTTTTCTCTCTTTCACATTCTCCACTCAaccttccaattttattttttttaaatctaataCTCCATATATTTTCCCAaacttatgaaattaaaaatacatatatctttgcttagaaaaatgaaagagatagaAAGAATCATGTATCAAAATCAATAGGGCATGTGATGCGACTGCATGACACACAACACGCCACACCTACACATGATCCAAAAACATTACTCACAAAACGACaccgacaacaacaacatcattatTATCAACATCGGATCAAAGTATCTAACCCAATTTCATTGTTCTTTCTTCCACCCAGATCTCAAAGCGCGTGGAAAACACGTGCAACGCGTATTCGCCACGTGTTATCCACTTTTTCATGTTTTGACTTTTTTGTAGTACTATAAATAATGGGTTTGGGTATGAAGGTGTCGTTAAGTGTAATTTGTGTGAGTCTAATATTTACAGTATTGAAAATGTCACAGTTATTGGACAAAGCCAAAAACTTTATTGCTGAGAAAGTTGCTGATATGCCTAAACCTGAGGCAAATATTACAGATGTTGACTTCAAGGACGTGACACGTCAGTCTGTTGAGTATTTGGCTAAGGTCAATGTTTCAAATCCTTATTCTACTTCTATTCCAATTTGTGAGATCAAGTACTCTTTCAAAAGTGCTAACAGGTTTgttttttatcttcttcttctttaattttagttttgatttatATTAGGGTTAAATGGTTTTTGTATTTGAGAGTTTAGACTTTGTTTTAGTGGATTAAATAACAATCATGAATCAATTATAGATTGGATAGGTTGATTTGTAACGGAATGGATGGATTATGGTAGTTGGATTTTGTTGTgttcattatcttaaacaaaatTGGAGTCATTGGAGTGTCTAGTTCCGTATTGGTAATTTGGTACTCTTGTTGAATTGTTTTTCGAAGGCAATACAATCAAAATTCAGAAGTTTACACAAATTCTTCTCTGCTGATTTGAGTTAAGGAGAAATGAGTCGTCCGTCATCggtaaatagaaaaatatattaatttaacaaaCTAAAACTATTAGTAAATATTTtgcattcaaattttttttaccacaATTACGTGCGTTGGTAATTTGTTGCATTCAAATAGTTACAAAATCTGTGACCATTCGATAGAGATCGAGCATATTGGAATTAGTGGAGttatattttaaaaccattattttattatcttgaaaaaaaaaaaaaaatattaaaatttgaatcgTCTTAGACTAACAAGTTTATTGGGGAGTCTAGAACCCGCTAAGAGATAGACACACATCACATCTTATCTAATACTTTAAGCTAATAGTTTATGGCTCTCACCCCCAGAGAGTCTATCCAGGGTCCTGATATCAGTTTTTTGAAGAGTCTTGGAGCGCTGAAAGTGGCAATGGATTAGGATCCCCTAAAAAAGATGTCACATTCTTACCCCAAAATCTTAAGACAATAAATTTACGGCTCTTCTCTCTTTTATATCCaacatttgtttcatttttaattaaaattggaCATAATCACTAATACTTGATTTCCAACATAACAATCTTAactatagatttttttattttctttaaaggCATATCTATAAATGTTATGACTTTGACGATGCGGCAAACTGCCGACTTCAGAAAATCCAATTTCATAAAACTCCAAGACAACATGTCCCACTTACTAAGCAATAAACTTCCACCCACCTAACATCAATGTCCAAAAACatcaatgtcaaaaaaaaaacaggtgtctctacttgctcttcttcACCCATAGACCAAGCATACAACAGGACAAAAAGCTGCCCAAAAATAACATGCCCCTTGATACCAATTAACTAGAGATGTCAAAAAGGGTCTGGCCTGCTGGCCCGCAAAAGTCCCAAAAAAATGTAGGGCGTGGACATAAAAAATTGGATCCGTTTAAAATCGGGCATTTTAGCCCGAGCCCGTTGAGGCCCAAGCCCGTCATGGGCTAGTCCGACCAGGCCACGGGTAGTtcgtttattttataattattttcttttataatgcTGTAATGTAATTTCTCTATGAACTATTTTTGTGATTAGTGTAGAAGAAAATGTAATagtatttttaaatgataactAGTAAAATAGAATGaattcctctcaaaaaaataaaactatataagCTTGAAAGTGAAAATTCATACTCTATTATTTGCATTACTCTACTGTTTCCATTATATAATTGCTGATCTTGATTGATGATTGGTCTGAGTGGAAAGTATTCAGACTTTTAAGCAAATGGTGTGAAATCTAATTTTGATTCTTATGAATGAAAATAATCTCTTTGGGAGGGACTATCCACCTTAATTATGTGTCTTAAAgttttcataatatttatagATGTGGAAAGTTGATATTTCGTACCTTTCATATGACATCCAAAAAATGATTAGGTTAAGtgtaaagtgaaaaaaaaaaaagttatttttgcaAATTCAATATGTTACTCATGACGAGTTTGACGAAATCACAATGACACTATGTTTTGCTGAAATTCTACAATGtagtttttatcaaaatctAAGTTGTATACCGTGATTCTGTTTAATCTAAATAACATTTGTTTAGTAGCTTCTATATGATTTGAAAATGTCCACTTAATTTTAGATAACAAATTAGATTATATATGTTGTGTTTAGTCATgttaatttatagtttttatgtTTGGTGGTAATCAGGGAGATAGCATCAGGAACCGTACCAGACCCAGGATCGTTGAAAGCTAGTGACACAACATTGCTTAATGTGCTAGTGAAGGTGCCTCATAACATAATTGTTAGCTTGGTAAAGGATATTGGTGCTGATTGGGACATTGATTATCAATTGGATATTGGTCTCGTTATTGATCTACCTATTATTGGCAATTTCACCATTCCTCTTTGTCAAAAGGGAGAGATCAAGCTCCCAAGCATCTCTGACTTCTTTGCCTAGTTTGATCCACTATGAGGGATATATAATagactaataaaataaaataaataaaagcaccattatgtttttacttttacatCATTTTCGATTTACTGGTGTTTCCTTTTCCTTTTGGTTGAACTTTATGTTGGATACAAATGTTATAGTGCTATGCATGACTAAAGTATTTGAAATCAAGGTTTTTAgtggaagtttttttttagacaaattggGGTTTAACATGGTTGTTATGCTAAATAGGCAAAAACAACTTGCATTGAAGCAACTAATTTATTATTAGAATGAACTCTCTTCATGTTTGTTAGAACAAATGAATCTGTTGTTTTACTCACAACTCTAAATAAGACGATGTATTGgagagaatgaaaaaaaaaatagaagagttTTGAATTCTCAAATTTATGAATATGGTGCACACTTGATAGAAGAGTTTTGCTAATCTCACAATGGATAAGCTAAATCAAGATTTAACCACCACATAAcagaaaaactaaaattttagcAAGTAACaaacttgtctatgttgttgCGTACatgtgtgagttatatgtcccacatcgaatAAAAGAGTAAgtgttgaacaccttataagtaagagtaTCCATAAACCTAtagccttaaggttttgggtaagagtgtgacatctctcttgcttgtgcggttgttctatcctcgatgtggacggtcccccgAGCTCCCCCTCGTGACCCAATAGTGGCACtcacataacataatattaacTAACTCTTAACACACCACCTTAATTCATGTTAGACAGTCAACACCCTTGAAGCCTCTCAATTTCTTGAATACTTCTAATGGTTACTCATTATGTTAGAATATCAACCATTTGATCTTTACTCCTACAATGTTCCAACTTCAACTTTCCTTGTTCTCTCTTTGTTGTTTTACTCACAACTTcaattttccaacttctcttGATCCTCAGAAGGATTATCCTTATTCAAGTATTTTTTATAAGTatgttttttcaattctttgatCATGGTTATGAGACAAAATAATGAATCtcataaaacaattttatataagTTTTGAAGGATATCATACATACAAGTATATGAAGTTATTATAGTTGGATGTTTTATAAGTTGGATGAGATAGATATTTTAGTTTACAATTTCCATAATTCAATATTAAAGaactttgaatattttttcaattctgTTAAATTGATATCATATTTTGTGATTTGTCGATCTATTTTAGTTAAAACAGGGGTAGCAGGTAAGGGCATGGGTACCTAAGTGTGCATAAACTACAGTTATGGGCATTAAGATTGCTACCCACTGGGTATGATCTGGGTCTAGGTATTGGTTCAAATTATGGTGCGGCGAAGTATTGTACCCATTACATCCCTACATAAGTTCGTAAAACATTacataattgtaaagaaagGGAAAATAGACTAAAACAAGCAATGATACAATGCTAAATATCCAGCAATTTCTATCCCAAACATGTATATCATCATCTCAATGGTTCTATCTCAACAAATGTTTGGCTCTTCGTTGGAAAAGTCGTTAAAATAAACTTTTGTATGATTTAAAAAGTGAGTCATCTTCCTATTTTAAAACTACTTTTGTAAATTGTTCAATAAAAAAACCTACTCTTACAATGATAGATATCTTGTAAAACACTATCATTGATCGTCCATTCTTCAAGGAAGTGTCTTCAGTTATACtgatacatatttttttcttctctaaaaAGTCAAAATCTATAATAGGATTAAAAATTAAGCACAAAACgtctccgtgagcttagctcagttggtaagaacaatgcataatatttgCAAGGTCTAGGGTTTCAatcccgaccaccaccaaaaaacaaaattaaatacaaagacATGCAAAATTCAGCACAAACACACAATATTTATAATCTACATAAATATCTCAATACCTACACAATTCTACTTGAGAGATGACTACATCAAATTTTAGAATAGTCTACGAACAAAGATTCAACAAGTTTTGTTTgtcttttgaaaagaaagaaaaaaaggattCAACAATTTGTCATTTATCAAGAAATTTGTGTCTTCTCAACTTTGTACGATCTTCAAGGATTCCTGCAAGTTATGAAACACATGTAGAAAATGTCctaaatttttattatgtataattgagcaaaaaataaataagaataatcaGATCACTATTTGTTCTACATTTGGGAAAGAATGGTTTCTTAATAAAGCACATCGAACATTTTccatttaacaaaattaaatatatgggGATGTAGCTCAGATGGTAGAGCGCTCGCTTAGCATGCGAGAGGTACGGGGATCGATACCCCGCatctccattttattttcaaaaattgttcTGTTTTCAATtcagatttataaaaaaaataaaaacaaaaatgcgGTGAGCGTGGATCGAACACGCGACCTTCAGATCTTCAGTCTGACGCTCTCCCAACTGAGCTATCCCCGCTTTTGTTTGACTGATGACGATAAATTAATTAGTGTTTCATACATATATTACTCTTGCATACGAAACGGAtcatcagattttttttaattaattcctatattttttttgaaggaataattaataatttctaTATACTGACAATGTAgacatattcattttttttgaaaaaatgtaaaaatattcatgtcatgtcaaaaaaattaatttaaaaatattatacaattaTTATTCAACTTTCTCAAATATGTAATTTTGAAATTctgtatttattatttgtttttggtaAAACAACTAGTTAGAAATACTTTAGGTACAATTGTGGGTGTTAATATCTCGAGACGTTGTGGGACACTTATATATGTGATCGAAAAttctcacaaaaaaaataaaaaaacatgcgaTCGAAAATTGTTTTATTGGGTTAGATATTATAGCAGGATAGGCTATTAACACATGTCAAATTGTGGATGAGATGAGTTGCTTGGGATGTTAATCAACAATGTTATGTTTATTGCTTTGATGGTATAGAATAAACAAGTCATTTGTTTGGAAATTGGACAATGTCTCGACAAATttggaattttattttcaagttgGATTGGAAATTAGATGGTTGGTGGGAGCACCGagttatttgaagaaaaaaaaaaaattcttgttcATTTctctttgctaaaaaaaaaaaaaagtataggaAGGTGTCTCATTTAATTTGGCTTGCAAATTGATTGATGAATTCACTTCCTTATTTGCAATGCATTGGACTGAATATTTTGTCTCCAAAGTGATTGATCTTGTTATGATAAAATCGAAAGGATGGTGTAGTTTTAAGAAATTGCGTAAAAAttgtataataatataatactaTGGACAATGGTTGGATGTATGATTCGGATTTTTCCTGAAGACTCTTGAGTCTTGAACAGTGTTCTGTTGATGAAGTTAGTTTGTTTAGTAAGGTTGTAAAATGGTCAAAATTGTCTTACAACAAGGAGGTGGATTAAATGTCCGTGTGAGATATGTATGTGTTACGAATTTGAGAGTGAAGAAGAAATTAAGTTGCATGAAAGGGGGAATTTTTTCCCAtcaatgtatgttttttttgtttatattcagagggagtatattatatattatatatactgAAGACATGGATGTGATTATACATCAAGATAAATTTCTAAATTATGCAAGTATCCCACAGGAGATGAAGAAAGCattgaaaaaaattgtcacacTTGTGAATAACATACAGTCAATTTTCAAGTTAAATAATTGATCGAACACGATTACATGCCTATATGCTCTCAAAAAAAGATTGCGTGCCTATAATATAACAATGATATCTAcctttgattaattaattacattaaaaataatatttagtgTCTGGGAAAAAGTTTTGAACTAGTTGTTTTGCTATCTGAATATGTAAGGGGAACTGTCGAGAATTCTGAACCAATTTGTTCAGAATGCTGAAAATATCCATGTGAGATAGGACTCGTGTTCTGATTATTAGTAGGCGAGCTAATTGATGCAGCTCCAGTACTAAACCTCTGACTGGAAAGTGGTGAAGAAGCAGAATTAGTACTTGTACTATTATCACGTAAATCACCCATAGATTCACCTGTACTTCCTGACaactctctcttttctgtttcCTTGAGAAGAAAATCAACCCACATATCTGCAAAGGACTGAAATGGGAAAATACTTGttcaaatatgaatttttgattGTAAACTCCATATCAAAGTTGTGTAAAATGCGACAATTTCACACCATACATCATTATCCGGAAAATATACTAATACCAGAGGAGAAGAAATTACCTGGTTATCAGATCCAACATTTACAGCTGATTCAGTTGAACTTCCTCCTAAGATACCTCCGACCAGGCGGCCAGGCAAACCAAGAACACCACGGACAACACCTTTCCCTGGACCTTGTTGAGCAAGGCCTATCCTTTGCTTGTCCTCGTTAGAAAATCCCAGCATGCGAACCATCAAGTCCAAAACCTGTCCCAACATAAAAAACCACATGAAAAAATATCAGTTGAACAATATAGTAACGCAAACCAGATAAAATAACACAGCATTGGGAGCAAATGTTAAGGGAAGGAACCAAAATATACAGCCAAACGCAAACATGTGAAACTGGAGAACATAATTTTATAACCTTCACAAGTTCAATGGTTCTTAAAATATCAACCAAGACTGCAACTTCATAAAACCCTATCCTAGGGTATAGATGCGGGCATCCTCATGAATCTGACCATATACTAATTTTCTTGGAAAATCCGGTAACCATAAATTAACTCGGCTAATAGTATAAAAACTGAGCCCTTAAATTTCTCTCCCCGGACTCTCCCCAACACACAAGGGTGTACTGATAGGGACTTGGGTATTATGGGGGGCACAAGTCCCACGTCGAGTAGTATGGGAGGCTCGGTGGACTATTTATGTGGCTTGGTTCCCCCCTTGATGGTTAGTTCTTGAGGGTGGGTTCGCCAAGTTCTTAGATACTCatcatatatatacacacaaatTATTCTCACAgaagaaataaaggaaagggTTTCAGTCTTGAAAAATGCATATAAAGCAACCACAGTTAAAAGACTTGATACCTCTTTGCTGTGGTTTCTCTGGAAATAAGTAATAAGGAGTTTTATCACAATGCGCCTGTCAAAGTACAATTAAAACGTGTAAGataatttattctaaaaaattatcatgACAGAAAAGCTCCtagcttattttttaaaaaatttaattgcaGCTTTCTCCAAGACTAGGCCGGGTCGGTTACATGGGTCAAATAATGCCATAATGTTTTATTCTCGAAATTATACTCAGAAGAAAAACGTGCCAACCTGTcaacaagaaaatcagaatCCACCGACATTCTATTTAGCCGTGTCATACTTTGTTCAAGAGCTCGCCTCAATTTAGCATTTTCTTCCTCAAGCTTGCTTACTCTACTTCTCCATTCTGACTGTACTTTCTCAGATTGAGAAAGCTTGgctaaaatttcttctttttcaccACTCAATATATCCACTCTGGAATCTGCATCCTGGCAATAACAACCATTTAATCTACATGCTGAGCAAAACTTTCAGGAATGATGGAGGATAAGATAATACAAGATGCATTATGCTTTTTAAGTATTAAGACAGAGTAACTATAAAACGTATAGTTCAAGATCATACAAATAATCAAATACTTGTGTTATAACAACTAGCAAAGATCATCATATGCTTTTGTGCTATAATCATA containing:
- the LOC11406615 gene encoding desiccation protectant protein Lea14 homolog isoform X2, with product MDLLDKAKNFIAEKVADMPKPEANITDVDFKDVTRQSVEYLAKVNVSNPYSTSIPICEIKYSFKSANREIASGTVPDPGSLKASDTTLLNVLVKVPHNIIVSLVKDIGADWDIDYQLDIGLVIDLPIIGNFTIPLCQKGEIKLPSISDFFA
- the LOC11406615 gene encoding desiccation protectant protein Lea14 homolog isoform X1; its protein translation is MGLGMKVSLSVICVSLIFTVLKMSQLLDKAKNFIAEKVADMPKPEANITDVDFKDVTRQSVEYLAKVNVSNPYSTSIPICEIKYSFKSANREIASGTVPDPGSLKASDTTLLNVLVKVPHNIIVSLVKDIGADWDIDYQLDIGLVIDLPIIGNFTIPLCQKGEIKLPSISDFFA